A region of the Cydia fagiglandana chromosome 20, ilCydFagi1.1, whole genome shotgun sequence genome:
GGCCTGTCACTATCGAGCTGACTTTTTAGTGCTTTCATGTCCTTAGTCAACTCACTCACTTGACGCATGAGGATAGCCATTTGAGAGTCAGGCGCTGATGCTGCGGCTACTTGAGGAGTTGCTACGTCGTGAACACGGTCAGCCAACTCGGCGAGCTCTTCAATTGGGTCATTGGGCTTCGATGCGATCACAAATTGCATGTTGCTTGGCAGGCGAGACGTCCAGATAGATAACAGGAACTCATCGGGTATATTTGGCCCTGCCAAATGACGTAGGTGGCGGAGAAACTGGGAAGGTTTTCTATCACCCAACTCTTCCTGACTAAGTAGCTGCTTTACTTTCTTCTGCCGGGACACCGACAGTCTTTTGATGAGCTCATCTTTAAGCTTTTTATACTTGTCAGTAGCTGGCGGCGAGACAATTATATCCTCCACCTCGGCAGCATATTGGGAATCGAGCTGCGCGACGATGTAATTGTATTT
Encoded here:
- the LOC134674843 gene encoding uncharacterized protein LOC134674843, translating into MSDNENDGFVDSELPGPSKPTKGTQKGSIPTEIYRIGVKVPVFWPEKPALDSQYAAEVEDIIVSPPATDKYKKLKDELIKRLSVSRQKKVKQLLSQEELGDRKPSQFLRHLRHLAGPNIPDEFLLSIWTSRLPSNMQFVIASKPNDPIEELAELADRVHDVATPQVAAASAPDSQMAILMRQVSELTKDMKALKSQLDSDRPSRSRARARASSKSRNRSSSQRSQSNYRKFPECWFHAKFGEKATRCVKPCDYQAGNERGTR